The following proteins are co-located in the Polystyrenella longa genome:
- a CDS encoding DUF1257 domain-containing protein translates to MSHIVQIKTEVRELASIQAACVRNRLTEPVHGTVQLYSSAATGWQVQLPDWRYPVVCHTDTGQLSYDNYEGRWGDPVHLNSFLQSYAVEQTRRIARRQGYSLTEQRLSDGSVKLLLQTGGVA, encoded by the coding sequence ATGTCCCACATCGTGCAGATCAAAACGGAAGTACGGGAACTGGCCTCCATTCAGGCCGCCTGTGTTCGTAACCGATTAACGGAGCCGGTACACGGAACCGTCCAGCTCTACAGCTCCGCAGCAACCGGGTGGCAGGTCCAGCTGCCCGACTGGAGATATCCCGTCGTTTGTCATACCGACACGGGCCAACTCAGCTACGACAACTACGAAGGACGCTGGGGTGACCCCGTGCACTTGAATTCCTTCCTCCAGTCGTACGCGGTGGAACAGACCCGCCGCATTGCTCGACGTCAGGGGTACTCCCTGACCGAACAGCGGTTGTCCGACGGGTCGGTCAAACTCCTACTGCAGACAGGAGGTGTCGCTTGA